The following proteins come from a genomic window of Heptranchias perlo isolate sHepPer1 chromosome 14, sHepPer1.hap1, whole genome shotgun sequence:
- the LOC137332303 gene encoding protocadherin-10-like has protein sequence MANTVSGAYFMFLFCVSDTVFGLFRYSIPEELEIGAFIGNIAEDLRISVLELSARKFQLLSDDGKQYFEVNVENGILFVNERIDREQLCIESSTCSISLELAVENPFEVFPVEVEILDVNDNSPIFPKSRMTMQVAEFVGPGARFILESAHDADVGTNAISTYKISSNEHFGLKMQTRKDGSKIAVLLLEKPLDREQQSSFELILTAVDGGIPHRSGTAQIIITVADANDNTPVFDHEIYTTSVLENTPKGTLVMKLHAADLDEGVNAEFKYSFSNYASQKVRELFNLDADTGEMRVQGLLDFEKSQAYELEVHAADNAPNVGHCKVLVRLIDVNDNAPEIKLTSVTKMVPEDAAPGTLIAVFSVTDRDSGENGHVRCQIPINVPFKLQTTLKNHYKLVTSDILDRETTALYNLSISAWDAGSPSLSTKKYIVISVSDRNDNVPLFTQSLYNVYLMENNTPGSSIFSVTALDPDLDMNGDVSYSILENQIQGVPAPDHFTIDSKSGSIYALRSFDYEQVKNFQIKVEAQDAGSPSLSSTAMVSIIILDQNDNAPLIIAPLRWNNSAAVEIVPHRIYPGYLFTKVMAKDGDSGQNARLSYELIEATDLSLFTLGLYSGEIRTTRRFTEQITTTQRVVVLVKDNGQPSLSSTVTILFRIPANVTENPSERIDHPRRAEYFSDLNIYLIIIFGSTSFIFFVTIILLVVLKCKQDRNSVRYISPTTYCCKRRNSNDGFHRSPAPNEPLNYYGADQTLPASDTYHYTVRLSPESSKSDFLFLKACHPSLPLSNVSVGDTSVR, from the coding sequence ATGGCGAATACAGTCAGCGGGGCGTATTTTATGTTCCTGTTTTGTGTCTCGGACACGGTTTTCGGACTATTTCGCTACTCTATTCCCGAGGAACTGGAGATTGGTGCCTTTATTGGAAATATTGCTGAAGATTTAAGGATAAGCGTCCTCGAATTATCAGCTCGGAAGTTTCAGCTGCTCTCTGATGACGGAAAGCAATATTTCGAGGTAAATGTAGAAAACGGGATTTTATTTGTTAATGAAAGAATCGACAGGGAGCAGCTTTGCATTGAAAGCTCtacctgttctatttctttggaGCTAGCAGTCGAAAATCCGTTCGAAGTGTTTCCTGTTGAAGTGGAGATATTAGACGTAAATGATAATTCACCGATTTTCCCAAAAAGTAGAATGACAATGCAGGTCGCTGAGTTCGTCGGACCGGGAGCGCGCTTCATTCTCGAGAGCGCGCACGACGCGGACGTAGGTACAAACGCGATCAGCACCTACAAGATAAGTTCAAATGAGCACTTCGGTCTCAAAATGCAGACACGAAAGGATGGGAGCAAAATCGCCGTATTGTTGTTGGAGAAACCCCTGGACCGCGAACAACAATCATCCTTTGAGCTGATATTGACGGCTGTTGATGGTGGGATTCCGCACAGATCAGGCACAGCTCAGATTATTATTACTGTAGCGGACGCTAATGATAACACACCTGTATTCGATCATGAAATATACACGACGAGTGTGTTAGAAAACACACCTAAGGGTACCCTGGTAATGAAACTACACGCAGCTGATTTAGACGAAGGAGTAAACGCTGAATTCAAATATTCCTTTAGTAATTACGCTTCACAAAAGGTGCGTGAGTTGTTCAATTTGGACGCGGACACCGGAGAGATGAGAGTTCAAGGTTTACTGGATTTTGAAAAATCACAGGCTTATGAGCTTGAAGTCCATGCAGCGGACAACGCTCCAAACGTGGGACATTGTAAAGTTCTGGTAAGATTAATTGACGTTAATGATAACGCCCCCGAGATAAAGCTGACATCAGTAACCAAAATGGTACCTGAAGATGCTGCACCAGGAACTCTCATCGCTGTATTCAGTGTCACCGATCGAGATTCTGGGGAGAACGGGCACGTTCGATGTCAGATTCCAATCAATGTGCCATTCAAACTTCAAACGACTTTGAAGAACCACTATAAGTTAGTAACCAGTGATATACTGGATCGGGAAACGACTGCACTGTACAACTTATCCATTTCAGCCTGGGATGCTGGTTCACCCTCTCTTTCTACAAAAAAATACATCGTCATTTCTGTCTCTGACAGAAATGACAACGTTCCGCTATTTACGCAGTCCTTATATAATGTGTATCTGATGGAGAACAATACTCCTGGTTCATCCATTTTTTCTGTTACTGCTCTggatcctgatttggacatgaaTGGAGACGTATCCTATTCTATACTGGAGAATCAGATACAAGGCGTGCCTGCGCCTGATCACTTTACTATTGACTCAAAAAGTGGGAGCATTTATGCGCTGCGCTCCTTTGACTATGAGCAAGTGAAGAATTTCCAGATCAAAGTTGAAGCTCAGGATGCTGGATCTCCGTCACTGAGCAGCACTGCTATGGTGAGCATTATTATATTGGATCAAAACGACAATGCTCCGCTTATTATTGCACCGTTAAGGTGGAACAATTCAGCGGCAGTGGAGATTGTGCCCCACAGAATATATCCAGGTTACTTGTTCACCAAGGTAATGGCTAAAGATGGAGATTCCGGTCAGAACGCACGTCTTTCCTACGAACTGATTGAGGCCACTGACCTGAGTCTCTTCACCCTGGGCCTTTACTCAGGAGAAATCAGAACAACCCGAAGGTTTACGGAACAAATCACtaccacacaaagagtagtggtctTGGTGAAGGACAATGGACAGCCCAGTCTGTCAAGCACGGTCACAATCCTCTTTCGGATCCCGGCGAATGTTACTGAAAACCCTTCTGAACGTATAGACCATCCCAGGCGAGCTGAATATTTCTCGGATCTTAATATATATCTAATAATAATTTTTGGATCAACAAGCTTCATATTTTTTGTAACCATAATCTTGCTGGTCGTCCTGAAGTGTAAACAAGACCGAAATAGCGTGCGTTACATCAGCCCTACAACGTATTGTTGCAAGCGGAGGAATTCGAATGATGGCTTTCATCGGAGCCCTGCACCAAACGAACCCTTAAATTATTATGGAGCTGATCAGACGCTCCCTGCTTCTGATACTTATCATTACACGGTTCGCTTATCCCCGGAATCATCCAAGAGTGATTTTTTGTTTCTGAAGGCTTGCCATCCTTCGTTACCTCTAAGTAACGTCAGTGTCGGTGACACTAGCGTGAGGTAG
- the LOC137332301 gene encoding protocadherin-10-like, with the protein MILSRTMANSLSRGLSFIVLMCICDLVFGQIRYSMPEELEPGAFVGSIAEDIGLSIREMTARKFRLVSDDGMQLLKIKMENGILVVNERIDREELCRQSSTCSISYDVAVENPLEMYRFEVEILDVNDNSPSFTKNRYSLQISELTAAGALFPLESAHDADVGANTVNTYQISTNEHFGLKIHSRSDGSKITELRLEKPLDREQQSTYQLILTAIDGGIPHRSGTAEIIITVLDSNDNAPVFDHQIYRVNVIENAPKGTLVIIINGADLDDGTNGEVKYSLTGHVSQSVRELFKLDPETGQIRLQGQLDYEEQNVYELEVQAVDNGVPALVGRAKVLIELIDVNDNAPEVKLTSLSSMVREDAALGTVVAIISVVDRDSGENGNVRCRVPANVPFKLQKSLPNQYKLVVSETLDRETTPLYNVSISAWDTGSPPLSTNKTVLISVSDINDNAPRFTQSPYNVFLMENNAPGASIYAVTALDPDLGKNGKVSYSVLESRMQDIFASGDVTVNLETGRIYALRSFDYEKLKNFQIKIQAHDAGVPSLSSTAIVNVIILDQNDNAPLIVSPLQRNSSAAVGIVPQSAYSGYLLTKVIATDADSGQNARLSYQLIEATDRSIVSVGFFSGEIRTTRKFRDQDALTQRLVILVKDNGQPGLSSTVTILFSVLANFTENLAERRNRPRTPDYFSDLNLFLIVTLGSTSCIFLLIITLLVAVKCKQDRNIHSYTSGTCCYRRKNPTNAFNRKHVPRTTLNYNENGKTLPIRESYNYTVCLSPESSKSDFLFLKPCHPTLPLDDINVCDTNTGR; encoded by the coding sequence ATGATCTTATCCAGAACAATGGCGAATTCACTCAGTCGCGGTTTGTCTTTTATTGTCCTAATGTGTATCTGTGACCTAGTTTTCGGACAAATTCGATACTCGATGCCCGAAGAACTGGAGCCCGGTGCCTTTGTTGGGAGTATCGCCGAAGATATAGGCCTAAGCATTCGGGAAATGACAGCTCGCAAATTTCGGCTGGTCTCTGATGACGGCATGCAATTATTGAAGATAAAGATGGAGAATGGCATTTTAGTTGTGAACGAGAGAATCGACAGGGAAGAACTCTGTAGACAAAGCTCAACCTGTTCTATTTCTTACGACGTAGCGGTAGAAAACCCTTTGGAAATGTACCGCTTTGAAGTGGAGATATTAGATGTAAATGATAACTCGCCCAGTTTTACGAAAAATCGATATTCTTTGCAAATCTCTGAGTTAACAGCAGCCGGAGCGCTTTTCCCTCTGGAGAGTGCGCACGATGCAGACGTGGGTGCAAACACAGTCAATACTTATCAAATCAGCACAAACGAGCACTTCGGCCTGAAGATACACAGCAGAAGTGATGGGAGTAAAATTACAGAATTGCGATTAGAAAAACCCTTAGACCGTGAGCAACAGTCGACCTATCAACTGATACTGACGGCCATTGACGGTGGGATTCCTCACAGATCTGGCACAGCAGAAATCATTATCACTGTACTGGATAGCAATGATAATGCCCCCGTATTCGATCATCAAATATACAGGGTTAACGTAATCGAAAACGCACCTAAAGGAACCTTGGTGATTATAATAAACGGTGCTGATTTAGACGATGGAACAAATGGCGAGGTAAAATATTCTTTAACTGGCCACGTTTCTCAGAGTGTTCGCGAGTTGTTCAAATTGGACCCAGAAACTGGCCAGATTAGACTTCAAGGACAACTAGACTATGAAGAACAAAATGTTTATGAACTTGAGGTACAGGCTGTGGACAATGGTGTCCCCGCATTAGTTGGACGTGCCAAAGTTCTTATTGAATTAATTGATGTTAATGATAATGCCCCGGAAGTAAAGCTGACCTCGTTATCCAGCATGGTACGTGAAGATGCTGCCCTCGGGACTGTAGTCGCTATAATCAGTGTAGTGGATCGCGATTCTGGTGAAAATGGAAATGTCCGGTGTCGGGTACCTGCGAATGTCCCGTTTAAACTTCAGAAGTCTTTGCCGAACCAGTATAAGTTGGTAGTCAGCGAAACACTAGATCGCGAAACCACTCCGCTATACAACGTCTCTATTTCAGCCTGGGATACAGGATCGCCCCCTCTTTCAACAAATAAAACCGTCCTCATTTCGGTTTCTGATATAAATGATAATGCTCCACGGTTTACACAGTCTCCATATAACGTGTTCCTGATGGAGAACAATGCTCCTGGTGCATCGATATATGCTGTTACCGCTTTGGATCCTGATTTGGGCAAGAATGGCAAGGTCTCGTATTCTGTTTTGGAGAGTCGCATGCAAGATATTTTTGCGTCTGGAGACGTTACTGTTAACTTGGAAACTGGGCGCATTTACGCGCTGCGCTCCTTTGACTATGAAAAACTGAAGAATTTCCAGATCAAAATTCAAGCTCATGATGCTGGAGTCCCCTCTCTAAGTAGCACCGCCATCGTGAATGTTATTATCTTGGACCAAAATGACaatgctccgttaattgtttcacCTTTACAGCGGAACAGTTCagcggcagtggggattgtgCCTCAGTCAGCATATTCAGGATACTTGCTTACCAAGGTAATTGCTACTGACGCAGATTCCGGACAGAACGCACGACTTTCCTACCAGCTCATAGAAGCTACAGATCGCAGCATTGTTAGTGTGGGATTTTTCTCTGGAGAAATAAGAACAACCCGAAAGTTTAGGGACCAAGATGCCCTTACACAAAGACTTGTAATTTTGGTGAAAGATAATGGGCAGCCGGGCCTCTCCAGTACGGTGACAATTCTCTTTTCAGTCCTGGCCAATTTTACTGAAAATCTCGCTGAGCGACGTAACAGACCCAGAACTCCTGACTATTTTTCAGATCTAAATTTGTTTTTAATCGTAACTTTGGGGTCAACATCCTGTATATTTCTCTTAATAATAACTTTGCTCGTCGCTGTGAAGTGTAAACAAGACAGAAATATTCACAGTTACACTTCCGGAACGTGTTGCTACAGACGGAAGAATCCCACTAATGCCTTTAATCGTAAACATGTCCCAAGAACAACTTTAAATTACAACGAGAATGGTAAAACGCTGCCCATTCGCGAATCGTATAATTATACCGTTTGTCTGTCTCCGGAATCCTCCAAGAGTGATTTCTTATTTTTAAAACCCTGCCATCCGACCTTGCCTCTCGATGATATCAACGTTTGTGACACCAATACAGGAAGATAA